A region of Elusimicrobiota bacterium DNA encodes the following proteins:
- a CDS encoding fibronectin type III domain-containing protein translates to MNKWLWGQRSLLMACLAMGLSAYAEYPTWVGEHVSVGQKVAELVGPGPAGAERYYASYIYEGTGGHFDLVSVDPLTGVMEVFPGPSEEGARGLAVGQDGKIYLGTVWHAKIMEFDPQTGTITDRGRPGGAYAETFIAEIASGPDGNIYAGTYPNAKLIRYRPDTKSVEDLGKMGEPNDQYVISVVVSTDGFVFGGTGPINSKIVAYKISTGERQVILTTNESGFVKLFHGRDGKIHAKCDDGRMYRLNGFNAPVSVNGFPWVYKNELNNGSRLNMPVGGFGDVTITQGTTTVKSFPFSYKGKPRRIMTFASLRNGPAMYCSGILDFNLFSLQDNTFTNIGYLGGGEAYTMIPNADSTKVLIAAYSGLAPLMLYDPAVTFNPGINPVFAGMGRIDSSWRPHTMVVLSSSVVVAGGQPGYGKFGGPLVKWNFESNVVETWIPIPNESPYSLVKFGGKIIGGTITKNGTGTTPIETQATLFIWDPDTKEVEYAIKMPGSVITNLVVREGFVYGFCDSKWFRFNPETRALVQRTQRGVWALSKSLVVMPDGNVWGLAESGIFKVDPQVDPAHPTINPVTVVLSTTALGMPLTAGFAAKGNDLYFASLTKLFKFTIPSPVPDTTPPTVHLNQPASGSIFSKVQTVSVKCTANDDTEVAKVWFLHNGVVVSTDTTVPFSYAWPITESDNGPHTLTATAFDAVGNRSTTAIMSVLVDIDATPPVAPVSLTALAVSSSSVHLSWSASTDNVGVAGYRVDVGLDAGFAGFVDGWNDLNVGSTTTVTVSGVVPDTVYYVRVRAFDGAGNLSDFRTVSVRTLPEASLTVDTARAYPVPYRPGRGATGVTFDRTPEGADIRLFTNDGRLVKTLAGNSSGMAIWDLTNDDGTPVASGVYLAIIEKNGARKKLKVVVQK, encoded by the coding sequence ATGAATAAATGGTTATGGGGTCAACGTTCGCTACTCATGGCATGTTTGGCGATGGGTTTAAGCGCCTATGCCGAATATCCAACGTGGGTGGGCGAACACGTTTCCGTTGGGCAAAAGGTCGCCGAACTGGTGGGCCCGGGTCCCGCGGGGGCAGAACGTTATTACGCCAGCTACATTTATGAGGGCACGGGAGGTCATTTCGACCTCGTGAGCGTTGACCCGCTCACTGGGGTTATGGAGGTCTTTCCCGGGCCGTCCGAAGAGGGGGCCCGGGGGTTGGCGGTGGGCCAGGACGGGAAAATATACCTGGGAACGGTTTGGCATGCCAAAATCATGGAGTTTGACCCGCAAACAGGAACGATCACTGATCGCGGTCGACCCGGCGGGGCCTACGCGGAAACTTTCATCGCTGAAATTGCCTCGGGCCCGGATGGCAACATATACGCCGGGACCTATCCGAACGCCAAATTAATTCGGTACCGCCCCGACACAAAGTCCGTGGAAGACCTGGGAAAAATGGGGGAACCCAATGATCAATACGTCATCAGCGTTGTGGTCAGCACAGATGGCTTTGTGTTCGGTGGCACCGGACCTATAAATTCAAAAATTGTCGCATACAAAATAAGCACGGGAGAGAGACAAGTCATCTTAACAACGAATGAGAGTGGATTTGTCAAATTATTTCATGGAAGGGACGGAAAAATCCATGCCAAATGCGATGATGGTCGAATGTACCGGCTGAATGGGTTTAACGCGCCGGTATCCGTCAACGGGTTCCCTTGGGTGTATAAAAACGAACTCAACAATGGATCCAGGCTCAACATGCCTGTCGGCGGTTTCGGGGATGTGACCATCACCCAGGGGACCACCACCGTTAAATCGTTCCCGTTTTCCTATAAAGGGAAACCCCGCCGTATCATGACGTTCGCTTCCTTGCGCAACGGGCCGGCCATGTATTGTAGTGGCATTCTTGATTTTAACTTGTTTTCTCTCCAAGATAACACCTTTACAAATATCGGATATCTTGGGGGCGGTGAGGCGTATACAATGATCCCGAACGCCGATTCCACCAAGGTGCTCATAGCCGCCTACTCCGGGCTGGCACCCCTCATGTTGTATGACCCGGCCGTTACCTTCAACCCTGGGATTAACCCCGTTTTCGCTGGTATGGGCCGAATTGACTCTTCGTGGAGACCTCATACGATGGTTGTCCTATCGTCCAGCGTTGTCGTGGCCGGTGGTCAACCCGGATACGGGAAATTCGGGGGGCCGTTGGTGAAGTGGAATTTTGAAAGCAACGTGGTCGAAACATGGATTCCCATTCCCAACGAAAGCCCGTATTCGCTCGTCAAGTTCGGTGGGAAAATCATCGGCGGCACCATCACCAAAAACGGGACCGGCACCACGCCCATCGAAACCCAAGCGACCTTGTTCATCTGGGACCCGGACACAAAAGAAGTGGAATACGCCATTAAAATGCCCGGAAGCGTCATCACCAATCTGGTCGTCAGGGAAGGGTTTGTATACGGTTTTTGCGATTCGAAATGGTTTCGGTTCAATCCCGAAACTCGCGCACTCGTACAAAGAACTCAGCGCGGCGTCTGGGCGCTGAGCAAAAGTTTGGTTGTCATGCCGGACGGAAACGTCTGGGGGCTCGCTGAGTCCGGGATTTTCAAAGTCGATCCCCAGGTGGATCCCGCCCATCCAACGATAAACCCGGTGACCGTGGTCCTTTCGACCACCGCCCTGGGCATGCCGCTAACGGCGGGATTTGCCGCCAAAGGGAACGATCTTTATTTCGCCTCCCTCACGAAGTTGTTCAAATTCACAATACCGTCACCTGTTCCCGACACCACCCCGCCGACCGTCCACCTTAACCAACCGGCGTCCGGCTCCATTTTTTCCAAAGTCCAAACGGTGTCGGTGAAATGTACGGCCAACGACGACACGGAGGTCGCGAAAGTCTGGTTTCTCCACAATGGGGTCGTGGTGTCGACAGACACGACTGTACCCTTTTCCTACGCCTGGCCGATCACGGAATCGGACAATGGCCCCCACACCTTGACGGCAACGGCGTTTGACGCCGTGGGGAACAGGTCCACGACCGCGATCATGTCCGTTCTTGTTGACATAGATGCCACACCACCGGTGGCTCCTGTATCGTTGACGGCATTGGCGGTCTCTTCCTCCTCCGTCCACCTGTCCTGGTCTGCGAGCACGGACAACGTCGGCGTGGCCGGGTATCGGGTGGACGTGGGCCTGGACGCCGGCTTCGCCGGTTTTGTCGACGGGTGGAACGATTTAAATGTGGGGTCCACAACCACCGTGACGGTGTCAGGGGTCGTGCCGGACACGGTGTATTACGTCCGCGTCCGCGCTTTTGACGGAGCGGGGAACCTGTCCGATTTTCGAACGGTTTCCGTCCGGACATTGCCGGAAGCCTCGCTTACGGTGGACACCGCCCGGGCCTACCCGGTGCCGTACCGCCCAGGGCGCGGGGCCACGGGGGTAACGTTCGACCGGACGCCGGAAGGAGCGGACATCCGTCTTTTCACCAACGACGGCCGGTTGGTCAAAACCCTTGCGGGCAATTCCAGCGGCATGGCGATCTGGGACCTCACCAACGACGACGGCACCCCCGTGGCCAGCGGGGTTTACCTGGCGATCATTGAAAAGAACGGCGCGCGGAAGAAATTGAAGGTGGTGGTGCAGAAATAG
- a CDS encoding transposase — protein sequence MPRQARVDIPGLLHHVMARGIERRVLFSGPGDYADFQARLETSNERYPSQILAWSLMPNHFHLLVRSGKTGLVPFMRKVMTGYATAYNVRHKRSGHLFGNRYKSIICEEEPYLLELVRYIHLNPLRAKLVKDTQELSNYPYCGHGALMGKRRIPWQEIAEVWGRFSSNHFKAKKMYEEFVEEGFRRGKRTDLTGGGLIRSMGGVRNVLRAGRAGEREAYDSRILGSGDFVQEIMKAVEVEETAQDRLRKKGHPEPGGGADC from the coding sequence ATGCCACGCCAGGCGAGAGTTGATATACCCGGGCTGTTGCACCATGTGATGGCGCGAGGCATCGAGCGGCGGGTTCTCTTTTCGGGTCCAGGGGACTACGCTGATTTTCAAGCCCGGCTGGAAACCTCCAACGAAAGATATCCAAGTCAAATCCTTGCATGGTCCCTGATGCCGAATCATTTCCACCTCCTGGTCCGCTCTGGCAAGACTGGGCTTGTGCCCTTCATGCGAAAAGTAATGACGGGGTATGCGACGGCCTACAATGTCCGTCATAAGCGATCCGGCCACCTCTTTGGGAATCGATACAAATCGATCATTTGTGAAGAAGAACCTTACTTGTTGGAACTGGTGCGCTACATTCACCTCAATCCGTTGCGGGCGAAGCTTGTCAAGGACACGCAGGAGCTGTCGAATTATCCTTACTGCGGCCACGGTGCGTTAATGGGAAAGAGGCGAATTCCCTGGCAGGAAATCGCCGAAGTATGGGGGCGATTTTCGTCCAACCATTTCAAGGCTAAAAAAATGTATGAAGAATTTGTCGAGGAGGGATTCCGCCGGGGAAAAAGAACGGATTTAACCGGAGGAGGCCTGATCCGATCGATGGGCGGTGTTCGAAACGTGCTGAGAGCCGGGCGTGCGGGGGAGCGAGAAGCCTATGATTCCAGGATATTGGGATCGGGGGACTTTGTTCAGGAAATCATGAAAGCCGTGGAGGTGGAGGAGACCGCACAGGACCGGCTTAGGAAAAAGGGTCACCCTGAGCCAGGTGGCGGAGCGGATTGCTGA
- a CDS encoding prepilin-type N-terminal cleavage/methylation domain-containing protein produces MRPVRGQPSGFTLIELMLVVAIIGLLASIAIPKFAGLIIKSKEAAVKGQLGGLRSAISIYYSDNEGIYPDPFTDLAATLVPKYIDAIASIRIPTVPLSTHPYAKRSRPDRDDSAWGAVLTSWYYDWSTRELFVNCTHLDSTGRVWSTY; encoded by the coding sequence ATGCGTCCTGTGCGCGGTCAACCTTCGGGCTTCACCCTGATCGAGCTGATGCTCGTGGTGGCGATCATCGGTCTTTTGGCGTCTATCGCCATTCCCAAGTTTGCGGGCCTCATCATCAAATCGAAAGAGGCGGCGGTGAAAGGACAGTTGGGCGGGTTGCGGAGCGCCATCAGTATTTATTATTCCGATAACGAGGGGATTTATCCAGACCCATTTACTGATTTAGCGGCGACTCTTGTACCAAAATACATTGACGCGATTGCTTCCATTCGAATTCCCACCGTTCCCCTATCGACCCATCCCTATGCCAAACGTTCCAGGCCCGACAGGGACGATTCGGCGTGGGGCGCCGTTTTGACGAGTTGGTATTACGACTGGTCCACCAGAGAACTTTTTGTCAACTGCACCCACCTCGACTCCACCGGCCGGGTGTGGTCCACGTATTAA
- a CDS encoding TonB family protein has protein sequence MNRYLIYSSTLHGVLLGVISLALFWTEKPQVYYGFQFLGGQSGFGTGRLEPAPSPTASPVGRPAVTEPPLAEPPPVAEDPNRVAIPEKPEEKKVPEAPKNLPKKGGKKDGRGNSPLGHGDFQGAKTGPVGGVGTSLEIGGFGPGGGGGGAKQFPFKWYGELVYKRLWEAWDRTDAGTRECKVGFTLLKDGTVKAIKIKMSSGDSLFDMTAKHAVSAAAPFPPLPDGFKEKELPVLVRFRLQ, from the coding sequence ATGAACCGATACCTCATTTATTCATCCACCCTCCACGGCGTGCTCCTGGGAGTGATTTCCCTGGCCCTGTTCTGGACGGAAAAACCCCAGGTCTACTATGGGTTCCAATTCCTCGGGGGACAATCGGGGTTCGGAACCGGGAGGCTGGAGCCCGCGCCGTCCCCGACGGCCTCCCCCGTGGGCCGACCCGCCGTCACCGAACCTCCCCTGGCGGAGCCCCCGCCTGTGGCGGAAGACCCAAACCGTGTGGCCATACCCGAAAAACCAGAAGAAAAAAAGGTCCCGGAAGCCCCCAAAAACCTCCCCAAGAAGGGCGGCAAGAAAGACGGTCGCGGAAATTCCCCCCTGGGCCACGGCGATTTCCAAGGCGCCAAAACAGGCCCCGTGGGCGGCGTGGGGACGTCCCTTGAGATCGGTGGGTTCGGCCCCGGCGGGGGCGGAGGAGGGGCGAAACAGTTCCCCTTTAAGTGGTATGGCGAGTTGGTCTACAAACGTCTTTGGGAAGCTTGGGATCGCACCGACGCCGGCACCCGGGAGTGCAAAGTGGGGTTCACTCTCTTAAAAGATGGAACCGTAAAGGCCATCAAGATCAAAATGTCCTCGGGGGATTCCCTCTTCGACATGACCGCCAAACACGCCGTCTCCGCCGCCGCCCCCTTCCCCCCCCTCCCCGACGGCTTCAAAGAAAAAGAACTCCCCGTCCTCGTCCGTTTCCGCCTACAGTAA
- a CDS encoding biopolymer transporter ExbD — MKVHLGSHKKKRLITEINMVPFIDVVLVLLIIFMILSPFIAQSQIPVNLPRAAGQPGDDDTPLRVKITQDGDYYVGDRRVLRNDLADLLAQALKTNARRAVLIEADRDVSFKNVILALDAAQKSKAAKVGVAVLTSAEEPPPAPKTPEPSPVP, encoded by the coding sequence ATGAAAGTTCACCTGGGCTCCCACAAAAAGAAACGCCTCATCACCGAGATCAACATGGTGCCCTTCATCGACGTGGTGTTGGTGCTCCTGATCATCTTCATGATCCTGTCCCCCTTCATCGCCCAGTCCCAAATCCCGGTGAACCTCCCCCGCGCCGCCGGTCAACCGGGAGACGACGACACCCCTCTCCGGGTCAAAATCACCCAGGACGGCGATTATTACGTGGGCGACCGGCGCGTTCTGCGTAACGACCTCGCCGACCTCCTGGCCCAGGCCCTGAAGACCAACGCCCGCCGCGCCGTCTTGATTGAAGCCGACCGGGACGTCTCCTTTAAAAACGTGATCCTGGCCCTGGACGCCGCCCAAAAGTCGAAAGCCGCCAAGGTCGGCGTGGCCGTCCTCACCAGCGCGGAAGAACCTCCACCGGCGCCCAAAACGCCGGAGCCCTCGCCGGTCCCCTGA
- a CDS encoding MotA/TolQ/ExbB proton channel family protein, giving the protein MISTFDLKHTLILGWPVLSILFLFSILTVSIFLECWSLHRGIRSVLNKGGDGAGLKSLFDRAERRLALLGTLANAAPFVGLLGTVIGIIRAFHTISQASGGGGGMSLVAGGISEALVSTAAGLAVAIPASMIFNYFTFHNEKLMETAGLD; this is encoded by the coding sequence ATGATCTCAACCTTCGACCTCAAACACACGCTCATCCTGGGATGGCCGGTGCTTTCCATCCTGTTTCTCTTTTCCATTCTTACGGTATCGATCTTTTTGGAATGTTGGTCCCTGCACCGGGGGATCCGATCGGTCCTGAACAAGGGGGGGGACGGCGCCGGATTAAAATCCCTTTTCGACCGGGCGGAGCGACGGTTGGCTCTGCTGGGAACCCTGGCGAACGCGGCTCCCTTCGTGGGGCTCCTGGGAACCGTGATCGGCATCATCCGGGCCTTCCACACCATCAGCCAGGCCTCCGGCGGAGGGGGCGGCATGTCGCTAGTGGCGGGCGGCATTTCCGAAGCGCTGGTGTCCACCGCCGCCGGTCTGGCCGTGGCCATCCCGGCCAGCATGATCTTCAATTATTTCACCTTTCATAACGAGAAACTCATGGAGACCGCGGGCCTGGACTGA
- a CDS encoding carbon starvation protein A, translating into MTLAPVAALSCALFLIAYRVYGRFLSRAFALDRRRVTPAHTYQDGVDFVPAKGPLLLAQHFSAISAAGPIVGPILAGMWFGWLPALLWIVFGSIFMGAVHDYSSLVGSIRHKATSVAEILREHVGGRAYKFFAAFVWLSLVYVITAFTDITSASFVEPAFGGGVAASSTLYLLIGLALGLALTKARVPLWAATLVALPLVGLAIAWGPSMPLRFPDAGWLRPQVAWNFSILAYCFVASLIPLWLLVQPRGYLGGYFLYGTLLAGLVGLFLGGDKIRYPALLGWTGANGMPLFPMLFVTVACGACSGFHGLVGSGTTSKQVDLETDCRLVGYGGMLLEALVAVVALATLMILPAGDASLGLGPDRIYAAGLSRFVEQFGINPDLARRFALLAFATFIYDTLDVSTRLGRYMLQELTGWKSFRGGMAATLLTLALPAYFVTLRLVDPAGNPVPAWKMFWTIFGTSNQLLAGLTLLGLTVWLRERGGKLWLVTAGPMAFMMAMTLWALARTIAPWASSLVSQPHWETIPVVAVVLSGLALLLIADSIRTVRRPSTRPAPEPEKEKVLA; encoded by the coding sequence ATGACCCTCGCCCCCGTGGCCGCTCTCTCTTGCGCGCTCTTCCTGATCGCCTACAGGGTCTACGGCCGGTTCCTCTCCCGAGCCTTCGCGTTGGATCGGCGCCGCGTCACCCCCGCCCACACCTATCAAGACGGCGTGGATTTCGTCCCGGCCAAGGGACCTCTTCTCCTGGCCCAACACTTCTCCGCCATTTCCGCGGCGGGACCCATCGTGGGCCCTATTCTGGCCGGGATGTGGTTCGGCTGGCTTCCGGCGCTCCTCTGGATCGTTTTCGGATCGATCTTCATGGGCGCGGTGCATGATTATTCCAGCCTGGTGGGGTCCATTCGCCACAAAGCCACCTCGGTGGCCGAGATCCTGCGCGAACACGTGGGCGGGCGGGCCTACAAATTCTTCGCGGCCTTCGTCTGGCTTTCCCTGGTCTACGTCATCACGGCCTTCACCGACATCACCAGCGCGAGCTTCGTGGAGCCCGCCTTCGGCGGAGGAGTCGCCGCTTCCTCCACCCTCTATCTTTTGATCGGCCTGGCCTTGGGGTTGGCTTTGACCAAGGCCCGCGTGCCCCTCTGGGCCGCCACCCTGGTCGCCCTTCCCTTGGTGGGCCTGGCCATCGCCTGGGGCCCGTCCATGCCGCTTCGGTTTCCCGACGCCGGGTGGCTTCGTCCCCAGGTGGCTTGGAATTTCTCCATCCTGGCCTATTGCTTCGTGGCTTCCCTCATTCCGCTTTGGCTTTTGGTTCAACCACGGGGATATCTGGGCGGGTATTTCCTTTACGGAACTCTGTTGGCCGGGCTCGTGGGCCTTTTCTTGGGCGGGGACAAGATCCGCTACCCGGCCCTCCTGGGCTGGACGGGCGCCAACGGAATGCCGCTCTTCCCCATGCTGTTCGTGACCGTGGCCTGCGGAGCCTGTTCGGGGTTTCATGGGCTGGTGGGCTCGGGCACCACCTCCAAGCAGGTGGACCTGGAGACGGACTGCCGACTGGTGGGTTATGGGGGAATGCTCCTGGAGGCGCTGGTGGCGGTGGTGGCCCTGGCCACGCTCATGATCCTTCCGGCGGGGGACGCCAGCCTGGGGCTCGGCCCCGACCGGATCTACGCCGCGGGGCTGTCCCGGTTCGTGGAACAGTTCGGCATCAACCCGGACCTGGCCCGGCGTTTTGCCCTGCTGGCCTTCGCCACGTTCATTTATGATACCCTGGACGTCTCCACCCGGCTGGGACGTTATATGCTCCAGGAATTGACCGGCTGGAAAAGTTTTCGGGGAGGCATGGCCGCGACTTTACTCACGCTGGCGCTCCCGGCCTATTTCGTCACGCTTCGCCTGGTGGATCCGGCGGGGAACCCGGTGCCCGCGTGGAAAATGTTTTGGACCATTTTCGGAACGTCCAACCAACTTCTGGCCGGGCTGACGCTCCTGGGATTGACCGTTTGGCTGAGGGAACGGGGCGGAAAACTTTGGCTCGTGACCGCGGGGCCCATGGCGTTCATGATGGCCATGACCCTCTGGGCCTTGGCTCGAACCATCGCCCCCTGGGCGTCCTCGCTCGTCTCCCAGCCCCACTGGGAAACCATCCCGGTGGTGGCCGTCGTTTTAAGCGGCCTCGCCCTTTTGTTGATTGCCGATTCCATCCGTACCGTCCGTCGACCGTCAACCCGGCCGGCGCCGGAACCTGAAAAAGAAAAGGTGCTCGCATGA
- the ychF gene encoding redox-regulated ATPase YchF: MDIGIVGLPNVGKSTLFNALTGAAAAASNFPFTTIDPNVGIVPLPDSRLTVLGDMFKSEKVTPGGIKFVDIAGLVKGASQGEGLGNKFLSHIRAVDAIAHVVRCFEDPEVVNVLGALNPGEAADIIETELLLADLQQAEKALDKLQGPARSGEKKAKEKLELMESLVKGFREGRSARSQNVPADVQLEQGFLTGKPVLYVANTDEKGPEPKMLAALEARAKAENARVVPLCAKIEAEIVQLPEEERASYYESAGIGTPGLAALATAGKDLLGLISFFTAGPQETRAWVIPRGTRAVKAAGKIHTDIERGFIRAELYKYEDLVRLGSYKALQEKGLVSIEGKDYEMKDGDVVYFRFNV, encoded by the coding sequence ATGGACATCGGCATCGTCGGTCTTCCCAACGTCGGAAAATCCACGCTCTTTAACGCCCTCACCGGCGCCGCGGCGGCGGCCAGCAATTTCCCCTTCACCACCATCGACCCCAACGTGGGCATCGTCCCGCTCCCGGATTCACGATTGACCGTCCTGGGGGACATGTTCAAAAGCGAAAAGGTCACGCCCGGCGGGATCAAATTCGTGGACATCGCGGGGTTGGTGAAGGGGGCGAGCCAAGGGGAGGGGCTCGGCAACAAATTCCTTTCCCACATCCGCGCCGTGGACGCCATCGCCCACGTGGTCCGCTGTTTCGAGGATCCCGAGGTGGTGAACGTGCTGGGAGCCTTGAACCCCGGCGAAGCGGCGGACATCATCGAAACCGAACTTTTGCTGGCCGATCTCCAACAGGCCGAAAAGGCCCTGGACAAACTCCAGGGCCCCGCCCGCTCCGGCGAAAAGAAAGCAAAGGAAAAACTCGAGCTGATGGAAAGTTTGGTGAAGGGGTTTCGGGAAGGACGGTCGGCCCGGTCCCAGAACGTGCCCGCCGACGTCCAGTTGGAACAAGGATTTCTCACGGGAAAACCCGTGCTCTACGTGGCGAACACCGACGAGAAAGGGCCGGAACCGAAAATGCTGGCCGCCCTGGAGGCACGGGCCAAGGCGGAAAACGCCCGGGTGGTGCCGCTCTGCGCCAAAATCGAAGCCGAAATTGTTCAACTGCCCGAGGAAGAACGAGCCTCTTATTACGAATCGGCGGGGATCGGAACCCCGGGCCTGGCGGCGTTGGCCACCGCGGGGAAAGACCTCCTGGGCTTGATTTCTTTTTTTACCGCGGGGCCCCAGGAGACCCGGGCCTGGGTCATTCCCCGGGGCACCCGAGCGGTGAAGGCCGCGGGCAAAATCCACACCGACATCGAGCGGGGCTTCATCCGCGCTGAACTTTATAAGTATGAAGATTTAGTGCGCCTGGGTTCTTACAAGGCCCTCCAGGAAAAAGGCCTCGTTTCCATCGAAGGAAAAGACTATGAAATGAAGGACGGGGACGTGGTGTATTTCCGGTTCAACGTTTGA
- a CDS encoding SDR family oxidoreductase, which yields MTPVPPKKESPVALITGASSGIGWETARILASRGWRLALAARRKERLETLAREIENNGGSPALVCPVDISKPDQARKGVEQTASHFGRLDVLVNNAGILRMATFQDMPVAEMREIFETNFWATIEAVRAALPLFEKQGGGHVVQVGSGVSRRGLPFMGAYAASKFALLGLTESLRVEWAAQNVTFSLVLPGGTETEMPNGVDRSRLPTGYPERDGVRISARRAARAVAKAVERRGTEYFVPWWIRPGAWVSALLPSFADRLIRRSYGDALGRPRSSHF from the coding sequence ATGACACCCGTCCCCCCTAAAAAGGAATCACCCGTCGCCCTCATCACGGGCGCCTCCAGCGGCATCGGATGGGAAACCGCGAGGATTTTAGCGTCCCGGGGGTGGAGGCTCGCACTCGCGGCGAGGCGCAAAGAAAGACTGGAAACCCTGGCCCGAGAGATTGAAAATAATGGCGGTTCCCCGGCACTCGTTTGCCCAGTGGATATTTCTAAACCGGACCAGGCCCGGAAAGGGGTTGAGCAAACCGCTTCCCATTTTGGCCGATTGGACGTTCTCGTGAACAACGCCGGAATCCTCCGCATGGCCACCTTTCAAGACATGCCGGTGGCGGAAATGCGGGAAATTTTCGAAACGAATTTCTGGGCGACCATCGAGGCGGTGCGCGCCGCGCTTCCCCTTTTTGAAAAACAAGGCGGCGGTCACGTGGTTCAAGTGGGGTCGGGGGTGAGCCGGCGCGGCCTTCCCTTCATGGGAGCTTACGCGGCCAGCAAGTTCGCCCTCCTGGGCCTCACGGAAAGCCTGAGGGTGGAATGGGCGGCCCAAAACGTGACCTTCAGCCTCGTCCTCCCGGGCGGCACCGAAACGGAGATGCCCAACGGCGTGGACCGGTCCCGTCTCCCCACCGGATACCCCGAACGGGACGGGGTCCGTATTTCGGCCCGCCGGGCGGCCCGGGCCGTGGCCAAAGCCGTGGAGCGGCGAGGCACGGAATATTTTGTCCCCTGGTGGATCCGGCCGGGCGCTTGGGTCAGCGCGCTTCTGCCCTCCTTCGCCGACCGCCTGATCCGCCGGAGTTACGGAGACGCCCTCGGGCGCCCTCGCTCCTCCCACTTTTAA